A stretch of Brassica napus cultivar Da-Ae chromosome C6, Da-Ae, whole genome shotgun sequence DNA encodes these proteins:
- the LOC106402350 gene encoding U5 small nuclear ribonucleoprotein 40 kDa protein-like: MDIVKRDNEPMEWSTVPYNAPQGPVSNGKQRTSSLEAPIMLLSGHQSAIYTMKFNPAGTVIASGSHDREIFLWRVHGDCKNFMVLKGHKNAILDLHWTGDGSQIVSASPDKTVRAWDVETGKQVKKMAEHSSFVNSCCPSRRGLPLIVSGSDDGTAKLWDMRQRGAVQTFPDKYQITAVSFSDPADKIFTGGVDNDVKVWDLRKGEAIMTLEGHQDTITGMSLSPDGSYLLTNAMDCKLCVWDMRPYAPQDRCVKIFEGHQHNFEKNLLKCAWSPDGSKVTAGSADRMVHIWDTTSRRILYKLPGHNGSVNECVFHPHEPIIGSCSSDNLIYLGEI; encoded by the coding sequence ATGGATATTGTCAAAAGAGATAATGAGCCAATGGAATGGTCCACTGTCCCTTACAACGCTCCTCAAGGACCTGTCTCCAACGGCAAGCAACGGACTTCGAGCTTGGAAGCGCCTATTATGCTTCTCAGTGGACACCAAAGTGCTATCTACACCATGAAGTTCAACCCTGCTGGAACCGTGATCGCCTCTGGTTCCCACGACAGAGAGATCTTCCTCTGGAGAGTTCACGGAGACTGCAAAAACTTCATGGTTCTGAAAGGTCACAAGAACGCTATCCTCGATCTTCACTGGACCGGCGACGGCTCGCAGATTGTGTCAGCCAGTCCTGACAAAACCGTTAGAGCTTGGGATGTTGAGACGGGGAAACAAGTCAAGAAGATGGCTGAGCATTCCTCGTTTGTGAATTCTTGCTGTCCTTCGCGCCGTGGGTTGCCTCTTATAGTAAGTGGGTCTGATGATGGCACCGCGAAGCTCTGGGACATGCGTCAGAGAGGAGCTGTACAGACTTTTCCTGATAAGTACCAGATCACAGCAGTGAGTTTCTCTGATCCTGCTGATAAGATATTCACTGGGGGTGTGGATAACGATGTTAAAGTGTGGGACTTGAGGAAAGGCGAAGCGATCATGACACTTGAAGGTCATCAAGATACGATAACTGGTATGAGCCTTAGTCCAGATGGGTCTTACCTTCTCACTAATGCTATGGACTGTAAGCTCTGTGTTTGGGATATGCGTCCTTACGCTCCTCAGGACCGGTGTGTGAAGATCTTTGAAGGGCATCAACACAACTTTGAGAAGAACTTGTTGAAATGTGCGTGGTCACCTGATGGTAGTAAAGTCACAGCGGGTAGTGCGGATAGAATGGTTCATATATGGGACACGACGTCTAGGAGGATTCTGTATAAGCTCCCTGGTCATAATGGTTCTGTTAATGAGTGTGTCTTCCATCCTCATGAACCAATCATTGGATCTTGCAGTAGTGATAATCTGATTTATCTAGGTGAGATCTGA